In a genomic window of Punica granatum isolate Tunisia-2019 chromosome 6, ASM765513v2, whole genome shotgun sequence:
- the LOC116212539 gene encoding uncharacterized protein LOC116212539 translates to MAKPVSALVNMYRITGDDWDNWGDVAAHFDVSRDMASAGLIGRDSRSGKSWPDLDMLPLGWLTDPGSNDGPHRYSRLTLHEQRTQMTLWGFARSPLMFGGDVRKLDDTTLGLITNPTLLNINSFSSNNKEFPYVTASTAVRGKNLMKTGQLRRVPADVREPEIKVLGLTSCTDSEADGWSVTVIDHDLEKICWKAESHKSKKQPLCLYKRNPPLTSDEEMISSWPPQSKLQLSASCSMDICLDASPKQRLTAREIKRGTFSRCRWEANQMWEFHGNGSLVNSYSRQCAVVRKIKVNGVSGVRSWVATGREGEIYMAFFNLNPRSTTITAQISDLGKVLPVKVLSNATCNYMEVWSNRDLGTIAQTISYAVEGHGTALFVLRCQ, encoded by the exons ATGGCAAAGCCAGTTAGTGCACTAGTCAACATGTACAGGATAACTGGGGATGACTGGGATAACTGGGGTGATGTTGCTGCACATTTTGATGTTTCCAG GGACATGGCTTCTGCAGGCCTGATAGGTCGAGACAGCCGCTCCGGGAAATCTTGGCCTGATCTGGATATGCTGCCACTTGGATGGCTTACTGACCCTG GTTCCAATGACGGTCCCCACAGATATTCTAGGCTTACCCTTCACGAGCAAAGAACTCAG ATGACTTTGTGGGGATTCGCCAGGTCACCACTAATGTTCGGCGGGGATGTAAGGAAGCTTGATGATACAACTCTCGGTCTCATCACCAACCCCACATTGCTTAACATAAATTCTTTTAGCTCAAACAATAAGGAG TTTCCATATGTTACTGCTTCAACAGCTGTGCGGGGGAAAAACCTTATGAAGACTGGGCAATTGAGAAGAGTCCCAGCAGATGTAAGAGAGCCGGAGATAAAGGTTTTAGGTCTGACGAGTTGCACAGATTCAGAGGCAGATGGTTGGTCCGTTACCGTAATTGACCATGATCTCGAGAAAATTTGCTGGAAAGCAGAAAGCCATAAGAGCAAGAAGCAACCTCTGTGTCTTTACAAGAGAAATCCTCCCCTCACGTC TGATGAAGAGATGATATCCAGCTGGCCCCCCCAGAGCAAGCTGCAGCTTTCGGCTTCTTGCAGTATGGACATCTGCTTAGATGCATCTCCGAAGCAAAGACTTACAGCACGGGAGATAAAGAGAGGCACCTTCTCACGTTGCAGATGGGAAGCTAATCAG ATGTGGGAGTTTCATGGTAACGGATCCCTTGTGAACAGTTATTCTCGACAATGTGCTGTGGTGAGAAAGATCAAAG TGAATGGAGTCTCTGGAGTCCGCTCTTGGGTAGCTACTGGAAGAGAAG gtgaaatatatatggcCTTTTTCAACCTGAACCCGCGGAGTACGACGATAACAGCACAGATATCAGACCTTGGGAAGGTTCTCCCTGTTAAGGTATTGAGCAATGCTACATGTAATTACATGGAAGTATGGAGCAACCGAGACTTAGGTACCATAGCTCAGACAATATCGTACGCGGTGGAGGGTCATGGCACTGCTCTGTTTGTCCTACGCTGTCAATAA
- the LOC116212269 gene encoding protein PECTIC ARABINOGALACTAN SYNTHESIS-RELATED translates to MAELRHSSSLGSRASSSPMKRDDELSPLVSESRPDDDDDDDRHSARDRDRAFWHQFHSLCPPHFGDDHRVSPYNSRISMLLLLALALAGLISVFSIVSRLNAPYLCKKDGITLHCPHVKESPSLWENPYSATTSWKPCAERRPGGISDIPRENETNGYIFIHAEGGLNQQRIAICNAVAVAKILNATLILPVLKQDQIWKDQTKFEDIFDVDHFIDYLKDDVRIVRDIPEWFTDKSELFTSIRRTVKNIPKYASAQFYIDNVLPRIKEKKIMSIKPFVDRLGYDNVPAEINRLRCRVNYHALKFLPHIEQMADLLASRMRNRTGSTNPYMALHLRFEKGMVGLSFCDFVGTREEKVKMAEYRKKEWPRRYKNGSHLWQLALQKRKEGRCPLEPGEVAVILRAMGYPKETQIYVASGQVYGGQNRMAPLRNMFPSLVTKEELATQAELEDQKAVNDSQLDKYPNFDPYRLGPFVEDVGAPDTLSHFSTDLGNPYVSVKHDCVFGDDLDLDEITYVSDVQPTSSFCSNLNAPFSIPCLLELV, encoded by the exons ATGGCGGAGCTGCGGCACTCGAGCTCGCTCGGGAGCCGCGCCTCCTCCTCGCCCATGAAGCGCGACGACGAATTGTCCCCTCTCGTCTCCGAGTCCCGCCCCGACGACGACGATGATGACGACCGCCATTCCGCCAGGGATCGCGACCGCGCCTTCTGGCATCAGTTCCACTCCCTCTGCCCGCCTCACTTCGGTGACGATCACAGGGTCTCGCCTTACAACTCCAGGATCTCCATGTTACTGCTCCTAGCTCTGGCTCTAGCTGGATTGATCTCCGTCTTCTCCATCGTGAGCCGCTTG AATGCCCCTTACCTATGCAAAAAGGATGGGATTACACTTCACTGTCCTCAT GTCAAAGAGTCTCCTTCACTCTGGGAAAATCCTTACTCAGCAACCACATCTTGGAAGCCTTGTGCGGAGCGCCGCCCTGGAGGAATATCAG ATATTCCTCGCGAGAACGAGACAAATGGCTACATATTCATCCATGCTGAGGGTGGTTTGAATCAACAAAGAATTGCT ATTTGCAATGCGGTGGCCGTTGCTAAAATTTTGAATGCTACTCTTATTTTGCCAGTACTAAAGCAGGATCAGATATGGAAGGATCAAAC GAAATTTGAGGACATTTTTGATGTAGATCATTTCATTGACTACCTGAAAGATGATGTTCGAATTGTTCGTGACATCCCAGAGTGGTTTACTGACAAATCAGAGCTATTTACCAGTATAAG ACGGACTGTGAAGAACATCCCAAAGTATGCATCGGCACAATTTTACATTGACAATGTTCTCCCTCGAATCAAGGAAAAGAAGATAATGTCCATTAAACCTTTTGTTGATCGTCTTGG GTATGATAATGTTCCAGCAGAAATCAACAGACTCAGGTGCAGGGTGAACTATCATGCTCTGAAGTTTCTTCCTCATATAGAGCAAATGGCTGATTTACTTGCTTCAAGGATGAGGAATCGGACTGGCAGTACGAACCCCTACAT GGCTCTTCATCTTAGGTTTGAGAAAGGAATGGTTGGCCTATCCTTCTGCGACTTTGTGGGAACAAGGGAGGAGAAAGTAAAAATGGCCGAGTACAGGAAAAAGGAATGGCCTCGGCGTTATAAG AACGGTTCTCATTTATGGCAGTTGGCCCTTCAGAAGCGGAAAGAAGGCCGATGCCCTCTTGAGCCGGGGGAAGTGGCTGTTATCCTTCGAGCTATGGgttatcctaaggaaactcaaATCTATGTTGCTTCTGGGCAGGTCTACGGTGGTCAGAATCGAATGGCCCCTCTAAGAAACATGTTTCCAAGTCTG GTGACGAAGGAAGAGTTGGCGACTCAGGCGGAGCTAGAGGATCAGAAAGCAGTCAATGACAGCCAGCTTG ACAAGTATCCAAACTTTGACCCTTACAGGCTGGGCCCCTTCGTTGAGGACGTTGGTGCACCAGACACACTGAGCCACTTTTCCACTGATTTGGGGAATCCTTATGTGTCAG TTAAGCATGATTGTGTATTTGGCGATGACTTGGATTTGGACGAGATAACCTATGTCTCAGATGTACAGCCCACTTCCTC GTTCTGCAGCAACTTAAACGCCCCATTCTCTATTCCCTGTCTCCTGGAACTAGTGTGA
- the LOC116211707 gene encoding GDSL esterase/lipase At5g14450-like, whose product MDWGRAVGAARRWRPHFSLRSFLGGAALAVLLISAFSTFFSPRSPGTAGRSRPQSGGRCSFPAIFNFGDSNSDTGGKSAAFHRLPSPNGDTFFGKPSGRYCDGKVILDFIAEKLGLPYLSAYLDSIGANFRHGANFATGGSTIEPLDTRIFQGGFSPISLDIQLLQFEQFKARTLELHREGSSYAETNLPIPEDFGNALYTMDVGQNDLHSALGSMTEKKVLELIPNITMEFGRSVEKLYQQGARAFWIHNTGPIGCLPYSLVFYPPEPNNVDRNGCIESHNKISREFNRQLEDQVAKLRVQLQDAKLNFIDIYLAKYSLISDAKKHGFVDPLTYCCGHYGDYRVQCGKKAVVNGTEIFGTPCEDPLKVISWDAVHYSHAANKWVAEQILDGSLSDIHVPVAESCPGRASP is encoded by the exons ATGGACTGGGGGAGAGCCGTCGGCGCCGCCAGGAGGTGGCGGCCCCATTTCTCTCTAAGAAGTTTCCTGGGAGGAGCTGCGCTTGCGGTCCTCTTGATCTCCGCGTTCTCGACCTTCTTCTCCCCCAGAAGCCCGGGCACTGCTGGCCGCTCTCGACCTCAATCCGGAGGACGCTGCAGCTTCCCGGCGATCTTCAACTTCGGCGACTCTAACTCCGACACCGGGGGCAAATCCGCCGCCTTCCACCGGCTCCCTTCTCCCAACGGCGACACCTTCTTCGGCAAGCCCTCGGGCCGGTACTGCGACGGGAAAGTGATCCTCGACTTCATAG CTGAGAAGTTGGGATTGCCATACTTGAGTGCTTACTTGGACTCCATTGGAGCTAATTTCCGGCACGGAGCGAATTTCGCCACGGGTGGTTCCACGATTGAGCCGCTCGACACAAGAATATTCCAGGGAGGATTTAGCCCGATCTCGCTTGACATTCAGCTTCTGCAGTTCGAACAATTCAAGGCTCGGACGCTCGAGCTTCACCGTGAAG GCAGTTCGTATGCCGAGACGAATCTCCCCATACCTGAAGACTTTGGGAATGCATTATACACGATGGACGTTGGACAGAATGATCTTCACTCTGCTCTGGGATCAATGACTGAGAAGAAAGTTCTCGAATTGATTCCCAACATCACAATGGAATTCGGTCGATCAGTGGAG AAACTATACCAGCAAGGAGCGAGGGCATTTTGGATACATAACACGGGCCCGATTGGTTGTTTGCCTTATTCTCTTGTCTTCTATCCTCCAGAACCGAACAATGTGGACCGAAATGGTTGCATTGAATCGCATAATAAAATTTCTCGAGAATTTAATCGGCAGCTAGAAGATCAGGTTGCCAAGCTAAGAGTGCAGCTCCAAGATGCGAAGTTGAACTTCATTGACATTTACTTGGCGAAATATTCGTTGATATCTGACGCCAAGAAGCATG GGTTTGTGGATCCGCTTACATATTGCTGTGGGCACTATGGGGATTATCGTGTGCAATGTGGGAAGAAGGCTGTTGTGAACGGAACTGAAATCTTCGGGACTCCGTGTGAGGATCCTCTCAAAGTGATAAGTTGGGACGCCGTGCATTACTCTCATGCTGCAAATAAGTGGGTGGCGGAACAAATTCTCGATGGCTCTCTCTCGGACATACATGTTCCAGTTGCTGAATCGTGTCCGGGCCGTGCCAGTCCCTGA
- the LOC116211706 gene encoding eukaryotic translation initiation factor 4B2-like codes for MSKAWGNIGAWAAEAERAEEEEREAAAAAAASVSSQNFPSLKEASSAKPKKKKMTLNEFHTAGSQGFTRDEMLRLPTGPKERPAEEMQYGRLGGGFSNYGRSGSLQNRREDGDSSWGGGRRPYGGGFDEDRRGGPPSRVSDLDQPSRADEVDNWAMGKKSLPSVDSSGQNRYNSLGSGASRADEIDNWAMGKRRQQPPPPSRSNTFSSGFPSSGPEPDRWARGLPQDERPRLVLDPPRRDPVVNEPVKTNRPSPFGAARPREEILAEKGLDWKKLESELEAKKTSRPTSSHSSRPSSAQSSRSESQGTNNVVKPRPKVNPFGDAKPREVLLEEKGLDWRKIDLKLEHRRVERPETEQEKALKEELDLLKRELDKTPEMNKNSESAQGPDADQSNLSDRISQKERELEMLIRDLDDKIRFRPKAPERPGSGSGRSTGYSDRPPSRSGSIDESRGMDYNGRPSSRGTGDAWARPAGDRRAFQGGRDRGFFGSRDYDRSSLRERW; via the exons ATGTCCAAAGCCTGGGGTAACATCGGGGCCTGGGCCGCCGAGGCCGAGCGcgccgaggaggaggagcgTGAGGCCGCCGCCGCAGCAGCCGCCTCCGTCTCCTCCCAGAACTTCCCCAGCCTCAAGGAGGCTTCCAGCGCGAAgcccaagaagaagaagatgacccTGAACGAGTTCCACACCGCTGGGAGCCAGGGCTTTACCCGCGATGAGATGCTTCGCCTCCCTACCGGCCCCAAGGAGCGGCCCGCCGAGGAGATGCAGTATGGACGGCTTGGTGGTGGGTTCTCCAACTATGGGCGGTCCGGGTCGCTCCAGAACCGCCGGGAAGATGGTGATAGTTCGTGGGGCGGTGGTCGGAGACCCTATGGTGGTGGATTTGACGAGGATCGTCGCGGCGGTCCGCCTTCTAGGGTTTCGGATTTGGATCAGCCGTCGCGTGCTGATGAGGTTGATAATTGGGCAATGGGGAAGAAATCTCTTCCCTCTGTGGATTCGTCGGGGCAGAATCGGTACAATTCTCTCGGAAGCGGAGCGTCTCGAGCTGATGAGATTGATAATTGGGCTATGGGGAAGCGGCGGCAGcaacctcctcctccttcgaGATCCAACACCTTCAGCTCGGGCTTTCCCTCTTCGGGACCTGAACCTGATCGGTGGGCTCGAGGCTTGCCGCAGGATGAACGTCCCAGATTGGTCCTGGATCCACCGAGACGGGATCCCGTTGTCAATGAGCCGGTGAAAACAAATCGGCCTAGCCCCTTTGGGGCCGCTAGGCCGAGAGAGGAGATTTTGGCTGAGAAGGGTTTGGACTGGAAGAAGTTGGAGTCGGAACTGGAAGCTAAGAAGACCAGCAGGCCAACCAGCTCGCATTCGAGCAGGCCCTCGAGTGCGCAATCGAGTCGGTCAGAGAGTCAGGGAACGAATAATGTGGTGAAGCCAAGGCCTAAAGTTAACCCATTTGGGGATGCAAAGCCCAGGGAGGTGCTGTTGGAAGAGAAAGGTTTGGATTGGAGGAAGATTGATCTTAAGCTGGAGCATCGCCGAGTGGAAAG GCCAGAGACGGAACAGGAAAAGGCTTTGAAGGAAGAACTAGACCTGCTGAAGAGGGAGCTGGATAAGACACCTGAAATGAATAAGAATAGCGAGTCTGCTCAAGGACCTGATGCAGATCAATCCAACTTGAGTGACAGAATATCCCAGAAAGAAAGGGAATTGGAAATGCTGATTCGCGatttggatgataaaattagGTTCAGGCCAAAAGCACCTGAGAGGCCTGGTTCAGGGTCAGGCAGGAGCACTGGATATTCAGATAGACCACCATCTAGGTCAGGATCGATTGACGAGTCCCGGGGCATGGACTATAATGGTCGCCCTTCTTCACGAGGCACCGGAGATGCGTGGGCAAGGCCTGCTGGTGACAGAAGAGCATTTCAAGGTGGAAGGGATAGAGGATTCTTTGGCAGCAGAGACTATGATAG GTCAAGTTTGAGGGAAAGATGGTGA
- the LOC116209974 gene encoding sufE-like protein 2, chloroplastic: protein MASASPKTIPCPSPPFINFSTPPISAGWARSFLRPTKHEGTKLRLKPSRTLGRPSVCLTPESPTIPCGISASERLARLVSEFQSLPEPIDRVKRLLHYAAILPEFEESARVESNRVTGCTTQVWLDVGIHDSSSSCCRGRMRFRADSDSEITKGFCSCLIWVLDGAGPEEVLAVQAEDLGPMNMGVVAHSRVNTWHNVLVGMQRRTKGLLLTEGRDDHGEEGEWGSKWKAF from the coding sequence ATGGCCTCTGCATCCCCGAAAACAATCCCCTGTCCTTCCCCTCCCTTTATTAACTTCAGCACCCCCCCTATCTCCGCCGGCTGGGCACGGTCTTTCCTCAGACCAACTAAACACGAAGGAACCAAGCTCAGGCTGAAACCGTCAAGAACGTTGGGCAGACCCTCCGTCTGTCTGACCCCGGAAAGCCCGACGATCCCCTGCGGCATCTCCGCCTCCGAGAGGCTCGCCCGCCTCGTGTCGGAGTTCCAGTCCCTGCCGGAGCCCATCGACCGAGTCAAGCGGCTGCTGCACTACGCCGCGATCCTCCCCGAGTTCGAGGAGTCGGCACGCGTCGAGTCGAACCGGGTCACGGGCTGCACGACTCAGGTGTGGCTCGACGTCGGGATCCAtgactcctcctcctcatgCTGTCGGGGGCGGATGAGGTTCCGCGCGGATAGTGATTCCGAGATCACGAAAGGGTTCTGCTCGTGCCTGATCTGGGTGCTCGACGGGGCAGGGCCGGAGGAGGTCCTGGCGGTCCAGGCGGAGGACCTGGGCCCCATGAACATGGGCGTCGTGGCCCACTCTAGGGTGAACACGTGGCACAATGTCCTCGTCGGTATGCAGAGGAGGACAAAGGGGCTGCTTTTGACTGAAGGAAGGGATGATCATGGGGAGGAAGGAGAATGGGGATCGAAATGGAAGGCATTCTGA